The following proteins are co-located in the Streptomyces sp. NBC_01198 genome:
- a CDS encoding trypco2 family protein: MEPPSFVGLAEVIQQIRGELEQAQTAATGKRIGFSVDKVSLEFTVQVHRAGTAGGGLRIGVVTAELGGSIDRGTTHRVQVDLQPHTTTTPRGPVDVSRDDFAH; this comes from the coding sequence GTGGAACCGCCGTCCTTCGTCGGCCTGGCCGAGGTCATCCAGCAGATACGCGGCGAGCTGGAGCAGGCGCAGACCGCCGCTACGGGCAAGCGGATCGGCTTCTCGGTCGACAAGGTCAGCCTGGAATTCACCGTCCAGGTGCACCGCGCCGGCACCGCGGGCGGCGGTCTGCGCATCGGCGTGGTGACCGCGGAACTCGGCGGCTCCATCGACCGGGGCACCACACACCGGGTCCAGGTCGACCTCCAGCCCCACACCACGACCACCCCGCGTGGCCCCGTCGACGTCTCCCGCGACGACTTCGCGCACTAG
- a CDS encoding tetratricopeptide repeat protein, giving the protein MTAPGAPCPHYPCKGAIRPSGYCGTCHRHPSTAPGSATAPARRTTGPATVPGPRAAPPAVDAQAVPRPTAPVGALDPDGLVRLPRIPRPDDDDVVRSTARRPEGGRRCGMPECGGTIGLSYEPDEPDPDEGFCPLCGTPYSFRPQLGPGDVVAGQYKVLGYLSPGGTGWVYLAEDLDLPGQRVVLKTQINTRDAAARRKAVEERRSLTTLHHPDIVGIIASKQHQVEGDTEPTDYIVMEYVAGRPLDQLMRAGEEELTGLFGEPFAFDHVVTYGCKILGALEYLHDQDLLYCDMKPENVIHYDRQIKVIDLGAVRRIDDRTSALVHTPRFAPPKRERDERGFLVDTDLFTVGRTLAELAKHAKEPAGLAARSFERLIGRATHAEPAARFTSAPQMSRQLWEVLREHRALDRGERHPERSTRFEPTAVVFGAALGTVPALSHWTLRPVGAAPPDLATVAPGPQETARALPGPIADPDDPAAVLLGGLAGDAPERTAERVREDPTLGTVEVALWLCRSYLLAGEPGAAGEPARAEAERWLAEAVRMMGPDVAGYDWRPPWHRGLLHLMRGQVKDAQGEFAVVYATVPGEWAPKLALGYCAEHLANALAAQGPAVEPDTEPSAAEAERREAARQAARAEAEAEAKAYYLAVWERDRAHTSAAFGLARLRLLHGDRADAVRVLDQVPTTSRNYDLARIAALRTLTGWVVGTAPSAADLRAAADRLAEMPHDDARDRLVAEIRENVLAGHPATDRSAPWRTRLALAVTPGGSGRGAAPAPGEPDFPQLPPGELFGGANSRRALAQLLYGSLRTLVGRAPEGERAELLDRAYAVRPLSRF; this is encoded by the coding sequence ATGACCGCGCCCGGCGCCCCCTGCCCGCACTACCCCTGCAAGGGCGCCATCCGCCCCTCCGGTTACTGCGGCACCTGCCACCGCCACCCCTCGACCGCGCCCGGCTCGGCCACCGCCCCCGCGCGCCGGACCACCGGCCCGGCGACCGTACCGGGCCCGCGTGCCGCGCCGCCGGCGGTGGACGCGCAGGCGGTGCCCCGCCCGACCGCGCCGGTCGGCGCCCTCGACCCCGACGGCCTGGTCCGGCTGCCCCGCATCCCGCGCCCCGACGACGACGACGTCGTCCGCTCCACCGCCCGCCGCCCCGAGGGCGGCAGGCGCTGCGGCATGCCGGAGTGCGGCGGCACCATCGGGCTGTCCTACGAGCCCGACGAGCCCGACCCCGACGAGGGCTTCTGCCCGCTCTGCGGCACCCCCTACTCCTTCCGCCCGCAACTGGGCCCCGGCGACGTGGTCGCCGGGCAGTACAAGGTGCTGGGGTATCTCTCGCCCGGCGGCACCGGCTGGGTCTACCTCGCTGAGGACCTCGACCTGCCGGGCCAGCGGGTGGTGCTGAAGACGCAGATCAACACCCGGGACGCGGCGGCCCGCCGCAAGGCCGTCGAGGAGCGCCGCTCGCTGACGACCCTGCACCACCCGGACATCGTCGGGATCATCGCGTCCAAGCAGCACCAGGTCGAGGGCGACACCGAGCCCACCGACTACATCGTCATGGAGTACGTCGCGGGCCGCCCGCTCGACCAGCTCATGCGCGCCGGCGAGGAGGAGCTGACCGGGCTGTTCGGCGAGCCGTTCGCGTTCGACCACGTCGTCACCTACGGCTGCAAGATCCTCGGCGCCCTGGAGTACCTGCACGACCAGGACCTGCTCTACTGCGACATGAAGCCGGAGAACGTCATCCACTACGACCGGCAGATCAAGGTCATCGACCTCGGCGCGGTCCGGCGTATCGACGACCGCACCAGCGCCCTGGTCCACACCCCGCGGTTCGCACCGCCCAAGCGGGAGCGCGACGAGCGCGGATTCCTGGTCGACACCGACCTGTTCACCGTGGGCCGCACGCTGGCGGAGCTCGCCAAGCACGCCAAGGAGCCCGCCGGGCTCGCCGCCCGGTCCTTCGAGCGGCTGATCGGCCGCGCGACCCATGCCGAGCCCGCGGCCCGCTTCACCTCGGCGCCCCAGATGTCCCGCCAGCTGTGGGAGGTGCTGCGCGAGCACCGCGCCCTGGACCGGGGCGAGCGCCACCCGGAGCGGTCCACCCGCTTCGAGCCGACCGCCGTCGTCTTCGGCGCCGCGCTGGGCACGGTGCCCGCGCTCAGCCACTGGACGCTGCGGCCGGTGGGCGCCGCGCCGCCGGACCTGGCCACCGTGGCGCCCGGCCCGCAGGAGACGGCCCGGGCGCTGCCGGGGCCGATCGCGGACCCGGACGACCCCGCGGCGGTGCTGCTCGGCGGACTGGCGGGCGACGCGCCGGAACGGACGGCGGAGCGGGTACGCGAGGATCCCACGCTGGGGACCGTCGAGGTCGCGCTGTGGCTGTGCCGGTCGTATCTGCTGGCCGGCGAGCCGGGCGCGGCGGGCGAGCCGGCCCGAGCGGAGGCGGAGCGCTGGCTGGCCGAGGCGGTCCGGATGATGGGCCCCGACGTCGCCGGCTACGACTGGCGGCCGCCGTGGCACCGCGGGCTGCTGCACCTGATGCGCGGCCAGGTCAAGGACGCGCAGGGCGAGTTCGCCGTGGTCTACGCGACGGTGCCGGGGGAGTGGGCGCCGAAGCTGGCGCTCGGCTACTGCGCGGAACACCTCGCCAACGCCCTCGCGGCGCAGGGCCCGGCGGTGGAGCCCGACACGGAGCCGTCGGCGGCGGAGGCGGAGCGGCGGGAGGCCGCCAGACAGGCGGCGCGGGCGGAGGCCGAAGCGGAGGCCAAGGCGTACTACCTGGCCGTCTGGGAGCGCGACCGCGCTCACACCAGCGCGGCCTTCGGGCTGGCCAGGCTGCGGCTGCTGCACGGCGACCGGGCCGACGCGGTGCGGGTGCTGGACCAGGTGCCGACGACCTCCCGCAACTACGACCTGGCCCGGATCGCCGCCCTGCGGACCCTCACCGGGTGGGTGGTCGGCACGGCGCCGTCGGCGGCCGACCTCAGGGCGGCCGCCGACCGGCTGGCGGAAATGCCGCACGACGACGCCCGGGACCGGTTGGTCGCCGAGATCCGGGAGAACGTGCTGGCCGGCCATCCGGCCACCGACCGCTCCGCCCCCTGGCGCACCCGGCTGGCCCTCGCGGTCACCCCGGGCGGATCCGGTCGCGGCGCCGCCCCGGCTCCCGGCGAGCCGGACTTCCCGCAGCTGCCGCCGGGGGAGCTGTTCGGGGGTGCGAACAGCCGCCGGGCGCTGGCCCAGTTGCTCTACGGGTCGCTGCGCACGCTCGTCGGCCGGGCGCCGGAGGGCGAGCGCGCGGAACTGCTGGACCGGGCCTACGCCGTACGCCCGCTGAGCCGATTCTGA
- a CDS encoding Gfo/Idh/MocA family protein, with product MAVVGTGGIAAVHAQNLAGLGDRVRLVAAADIDQERLDAFCDRWEVPGRHRYLETLLADARPDLVHLCTPPGLHRQQALTALGAGAHVLCEKPPALSLAEIDEIAAAQKSGGASFATVFQHRFGSGAERLRTAMASGALGRPLVAVCHTLWYRPDDYFAVPWRGKWEVEGGGPTMGHGIHQFDLLLSVLGEWQEISAVAARLARPTATEDVSCAVATFAGGAVATVVNSLLSPRETSYLRFDFEYATVEVEHLYGYGDDDWRVHPAPGHEDAVTAAWQAGPSGRPSGHGAQFAAVLDALEAGSPPPVTLPQSRGTLEFVAATYASAFERRPVRRGEIGDGSPFYRRMHGGGAPWTSAPPAARVQETTL from the coding sequence GTGGCCGTCGTCGGAACCGGCGGCATCGCAGCGGTGCACGCGCAGAATCTCGCGGGGCTCGGCGACCGCGTACGGCTGGTGGCGGCCGCCGACATCGACCAGGAACGTCTCGACGCCTTCTGTGACCGCTGGGAGGTGCCAGGGCGCCACCGCTACCTGGAGACGCTGCTGGCCGACGCACGTCCGGACCTGGTGCACCTGTGCACACCGCCCGGGCTGCACAGGCAGCAGGCGCTGACCGCGCTGGGCGCGGGGGCGCACGTGCTGTGCGAGAAGCCGCCGGCCCTCAGCCTGGCCGAGATCGACGAGATCGCGGCGGCGCAGAAATCCGGCGGCGCGTCCTTCGCCACCGTCTTCCAGCACCGCTTCGGCTCCGGCGCAGAGCGGCTTCGTACGGCGATGGCCTCCGGAGCGCTCGGCCGTCCGCTGGTCGCCGTGTGCCACACGCTGTGGTACCGCCCGGACGACTACTTCGCCGTGCCGTGGCGCGGCAAGTGGGAGGTCGAGGGCGGCGGGCCGACCATGGGCCACGGCATCCACCAGTTCGACCTGCTGCTGTCCGTACTCGGCGAGTGGCAGGAGATCAGTGCCGTGGCCGCCCGGCTGGCCAGGCCCACGGCCACCGAGGACGTGTCGTGCGCCGTGGCCACCTTCGCCGGCGGGGCGGTGGCCACGGTGGTCAACTCGCTGCTGTCGCCACGGGAGACCAGCTATCTGCGCTTCGACTTCGAGTACGCCACGGTCGAGGTCGAGCACCTCTACGGCTACGGCGACGACGACTGGCGCGTCCACCCCGCCCCCGGGCACGAGGACGCGGTCACGGCCGCCTGGCAGGCCGGGCCCAGCGGCCGGCCGTCCGGCCACGGCGCCCAGTTCGCGGCGGTCCTCGACGCCCTGGAGGCGGGATCACCGCCGCCGGTGACCCTGCCCCAGTCCCGCGGCACGCTCGAATTCGTCGCGGCCACCTACGCCTCCGCCTTCGAACGGCGCCCGGTGCGGCGCGGCGAGATCGGCGACGGCAGCCCCTTCTACCGGCGTATGCACGGCGGCGGCGCCCCGTGGACGTCCGCCCCGCCCGCCGCCCGAGTCCAGGAGACGACCCTGTGA
- a CDS encoding carbohydrate ABC transporter permease, with translation MTGNTLGPAHIGRPTLLGRTVKTVILTVCCAAVLIPFVGIFSTSLADRAEITGNGGFVLLPHGVHLAAYRAVLSGGVVTRAVVISLLVTVVGTALSLVSTTLLAYGLSRTDSVAHRPLLMTVLFALLFTPGIIPSYLVVKQLGLLDSYWSLILPAMVNAFNVVIVRAFFMELPRELLDSARIDGAGDWTVLWRIVLPLSRAVLAVIGLFYAVGYWNSFFSALLYLNDNSKWPLQLVLRTYVVNNTSLGVDQVGAAGSSLPPQTAIQMAILVISIVPVLVVYPFVQRHFSKGVLTGAVKG, from the coding sequence ATGACCGGCAACACGCTCGGCCCGGCACACATCGGCCGGCCCACCCTGCTCGGCAGGACCGTCAAGACCGTGATCCTCACCGTGTGCTGCGCGGCGGTGCTGATCCCCTTCGTCGGCATCTTCTCCACCAGCCTCGCCGACCGCGCGGAGATCACCGGCAACGGCGGCTTCGTGCTGCTGCCCCACGGGGTGCACCTCGCGGCTTACCGGGCCGTGCTGTCCGGCGGCGTGGTCACCCGGGCCGTGGTCATCAGCCTGCTGGTCACCGTGGTGGGCACCGCGCTGTCGCTGGTGTCGACCACGCTGCTGGCCTACGGGCTCAGCCGCACCGACTCGGTGGCCCACCGCCCGCTGCTCATGACCGTGCTCTTCGCGCTGCTGTTCACGCCGGGCATCATCCCCAGCTACCTGGTGGTCAAGCAGTTGGGGCTGCTGGACAGCTACTGGTCGCTGATCCTGCCCGCCATGGTCAACGCCTTCAACGTGGTGATCGTGCGCGCGTTCTTCATGGAGCTGCCGCGCGAACTCCTCGACAGCGCCCGCATCGACGGGGCCGGCGACTGGACCGTGCTGTGGCGGATCGTCCTGCCGCTGAGCCGCGCGGTGCTCGCGGTGATCGGCCTCTTCTACGCCGTCGGCTACTGGAACTCCTTCTTCAGCGCGCTGCTGTACCTCAACGACAACTCCAAGTGGCCCTTGCAGCTGGTGCTGCGCACCTACGTCGTCAACAACACCTCACTGGGCGTGGACCAGGTGGGCGCCGCGGGCTCGTCGCTCCCGCCGCAGACCGCCATCCAGATGGCGATCCTGGTGATCTCCATCGTCCCGGTCCTGGTCGTCTACCCGTTCGTCCAGCGCCACTTCAGCAAGGGCGTGCTCACCGGCGCCGTCAAGGGCTGA
- a CDS encoding cupin domain-containing protein, translating into MTEVPLLPGGVGLSRLRVYPWPTEDALHGGTPHTHLTCTECYVVRSGTGELHTLTASGLRRTPLNAGDAVWFTPGTVHRAVNTGDLDVVVIMQNDGLPEAGDAVMTFPPARLADPDAYRAAAWLGEGTPEERARRARARRDLAITGFRHLVAQVEAGHGEELDAFYAAAAALVAPRLDDWERAWRERAAAAAEQTGRQIAALRRGDVRHLQDAAVARLPAPPQDVLGMCGRLAPYARPGAEL; encoded by the coding sequence ATGACCGAAGTACCGCTGCTGCCCGGGGGTGTCGGGCTGTCCCGGCTACGGGTGTACCCCTGGCCCACCGAGGACGCCCTCCACGGCGGCACCCCGCACACGCACCTGACCTGCACCGAGTGCTATGTCGTCCGGTCGGGCACCGGGGAACTGCACACCCTGACCGCCTCGGGGCTGCGCCGCACACCGCTGAACGCGGGCGACGCGGTCTGGTTCACGCCGGGCACCGTCCACCGGGCGGTGAACACCGGGGATCTGGACGTCGTGGTGATCATGCAGAACGACGGGCTGCCGGAAGCCGGAGACGCCGTGATGACGTTCCCGCCGGCCCGGCTGGCCGACCCCGACGCCTACCGCGCCGCCGCCTGGCTCGGCGAGGGGACGCCGGAGGAGCGGGCCCGACGGGCACGCGCCAGACGGGACCTGGCGATCACCGGCTTCCGCCACCTCGTCGCCCAGGTCGAAGCGGGGCACGGCGAGGAGCTCGACGCCTTCTACGCCGCCGCCGCGGCCCTGGTCGCACCGCGGCTCGACGACTGGGAGCGGGCCTGGCGCGAGCGGGCGGCCGCGGCCGCCGAGCAGACCGGCCGGCAGATCGCCGCCTTGCGCCGGGGCGACGTCCGCCACCTCCAGGACGCCGCGGTGGCACGGCTGCCCGCGCCACCGCAGGACGTCCTGGGCATGTGCGGCCGCCTCGCCCCCTACGCCAGGCCCGGCGCCGAGTTGTGA
- a CDS encoding PmoA family protein: protein MNARQRPYAPSTEPAPSGLAVDHELDTSLRISFEGRPLTRYVYRPWDDQLESPRPYFHPLRTLGGDLVSIYRPHDHIWHKGISLSLPNVETENFWGGATYRRGTGYGQFDNNGSMDHEGFDELSLTGGRLQVAERLRWHTEHGQPWFTESRRFAVEVLPDEDAWVLVFETAITNVRGTRTVIGSPTTEGRENAGYGGLFWRGPRSFTGGTVHTPDATGGDDLMGVRAPWLGFTGRHDDHGRSSTLAFVDAAGNEPGGEHVTWFVRATPFACVCPAPFFDTEVTVEDGETLTRRYAVAIADGDRGRAGTEKLAEAATASLAAAGATTPSG, encoded by the coding sequence GTGAATGCCCGTCAGAGGCCGTACGCGCCCAGCACCGAGCCCGCCCCTTCCGGCCTGGCGGTCGACCACGAACTCGACACCTCGCTGCGGATCAGCTTCGAGGGACGTCCGCTGACCCGCTACGTATACCGGCCCTGGGACGACCAACTGGAGTCCCCCCGACCGTACTTCCACCCGCTACGCACCCTCGGCGGCGACCTGGTCAGCATCTACCGCCCGCACGACCACATCTGGCACAAGGGGATCTCGCTGTCCCTGCCCAACGTGGAGACCGAGAACTTCTGGGGTGGCGCCACCTACCGGCGTGGCACCGGATACGGGCAGTTCGACAACAACGGGTCGATGGACCACGAGGGCTTCGACGAACTCTCCCTGACCGGGGGCCGGTTGCAGGTCGCCGAGCGGCTGCGCTGGCACACCGAGCACGGGCAGCCCTGGTTCACCGAGTCCCGCAGGTTCGCCGTGGAGGTGCTGCCGGACGAGGACGCGTGGGTGCTGGTCTTCGAGACCGCGATCACCAACGTGCGGGGCACCCGTACGGTCATCGGCAGCCCGACCACCGAGGGCCGGGAGAACGCCGGTTACGGCGGCCTGTTCTGGCGCGGCCCCCGGTCCTTCACCGGCGGCACCGTCCACACCCCGGACGCCACCGGCGGCGACGACCTGATGGGCGTCCGCGCGCCCTGGCTCGGCTTCACCGGACGCCACGACGACCACGGACGGTCCTCCACCCTCGCCTTCGTGGACGCCGCCGGCAACGAACCAGGCGGCGAGCACGTCACGTGGTTCGTCCGTGCCACGCCTTTCGCGTGCGTGTGCCCCGCGCCCTTCTTCGACACCGAAGTGACCGTCGAGGACGGCGAGACCCTCACCCGGCGCTACGCCGTCGCCATCGCCGACGGCGACCGCGGGCGGGCCGGCACCGAGAAGCTGGCCGAGGCCGCGACGGCGTCGCTGGCGGCCGCCGGCGCGACGACGCCGTCCGGCTGA
- a CDS encoding S1 family peptidase: MEAEGGVGIGSSLATPSWAVRIRRANGTIAGSGILLSPDRVLTCAHVVGRDEEVTAEFVGAAGFRVPEVPARVAGDAYRPKQRDNNGDPIGDVALLELDRPRPAGEATSLHRVSAPGREVRMYGFPAAYNGGLWLPATILGGCGRDGQVQLRPPSPAEVARPGFSGGGVVDLATDRVIGMVVASAPEEGAGWSFMSPAETVLRHLDEVGEWTVGPTAVDEELRSAASGDDESPLDQPFAERLAHWLRGDGTARQVKISLVPDDDAVRAATLRRAITLADRELRSRFSTGRPSLDAPGTIPAAGGLDLAVYATGRTTDHVADRIAGRMGLWQHPELPAAQRIAAAKVTITLVVDGVDAAVDPGSLIDLLALLVARGSRVLLVFRTAGDHFARAREELVLRPAQERRTRLWARLERIAGAPAKELDHLMARVSGAEELTDKAVDALVHVIASRTELRAAHGAFAGALDEGPDLTRYERVAARAEQHLQAAITALHELLRRREELRGVLGPYRRLYEESAARGENLEADAVYVAAYEMVRERPCDVPAAEVAVRRFLDLVDRPDRPPAGDTGAPPEPDRQQDRQQDRQQDRQQDRQQSQAEDRAHDRDGDRDGGGTPT; the protein is encoded by the coding sequence ATGGAGGCCGAGGGGGGAGTCGGTATCGGGTCCTCCCTGGCGACGCCGTCCTGGGCGGTGCGTATCCGGCGGGCCAACGGGACGATCGCGGGCAGCGGGATTCTGCTGAGCCCAGACCGGGTGCTGACCTGCGCACATGTGGTCGGGCGGGACGAAGAGGTCACCGCGGAGTTCGTCGGTGCGGCCGGCTTCCGGGTGCCTGAGGTGCCCGCCAGGGTCGCGGGGGACGCCTACCGCCCCAAGCAGCGGGACAACAACGGCGACCCCATCGGCGACGTGGCGCTGCTCGAACTGGACCGGCCGCGGCCGGCCGGCGAGGCGACCTCGCTGCACCGGGTGTCGGCGCCCGGCCGCGAGGTGCGGATGTACGGCTTCCCCGCCGCGTACAACGGCGGACTGTGGCTGCCCGCCACCATCCTTGGCGGCTGCGGCCGGGACGGCCAGGTGCAGTTGCGGCCGCCCAGCCCAGCGGAGGTGGCCAGGCCGGGGTTCAGCGGCGGCGGGGTGGTGGACCTGGCTACCGACCGGGTCATCGGCATGGTGGTGGCCAGCGCGCCGGAGGAGGGCGCCGGCTGGTCGTTCATGAGCCCCGCCGAGACCGTGCTGCGGCACCTGGACGAGGTCGGCGAGTGGACGGTGGGGCCGACCGCGGTCGACGAGGAACTGCGCTCCGCCGCGTCCGGCGACGACGAGTCGCCGCTCGACCAGCCGTTCGCCGAGCGGCTGGCGCACTGGCTGCGCGGCGACGGCACCGCCCGCCAGGTCAAGATCAGCCTCGTCCCCGACGACGACGCGGTGCGCGCGGCCACCCTGCGCCGCGCGATCACCCTGGCCGACCGGGAGTTACGCAGCCGCTTCTCCACCGGGCGCCCGTCGCTCGACGCGCCGGGGACCATACCGGCGGCCGGCGGCCTCGACCTCGCCGTCTACGCGACCGGCCGCACCACCGACCACGTCGCCGACCGGATCGCCGGGCGGATGGGGCTGTGGCAGCACCCCGAACTGCCCGCCGCGCAGCGCATCGCGGCGGCCAAGGTGACCATCACCCTGGTCGTGGACGGTGTGGACGCCGCCGTGGACCCCGGGTCGCTGATCGACCTGCTGGCGCTGCTGGTCGCCCGGGGCAGCCGGGTATTGCTGGTCTTCCGCACGGCCGGCGACCATTTCGCCCGCGCCCGGGAGGAGTTGGTGCTGCGCCCGGCGCAGGAGCGCCGCACGCGGCTGTGGGCGCGGCTGGAGCGCATCGCCGGGGCGCCCGCCAAGGAGCTGGACCACCTGATGGCCCGGGTCTCCGGCGCCGAGGAGCTGACCGACAAGGCTGTCGACGCGCTGGTCCATGTGATCGCCTCCCGCACCGAACTGCGGGCAGCCCATGGTGCCTTCGCCGGAGCGCTCGACGAGGGCCCCGACCTGACGCGCTACGAGCGCGTGGCGGCCCGCGCCGAGCAGCACCTGCAGGCCGCCATCACCGCGCTGCACGAACTGCTGCGCCGCCGCGAGGAGTTGCGCGGGGTCCTCGGCCCGTACCGGCGGCTCTACGAGGAGAGCGCCGCGCGCGGCGAGAACCTGGAGGCCGACGCCGTCTATGTCGCCGCCTACGAGATGGTGCGCGAGCGGCCCTGCGACGTGCCGGCCGCCGAGGTCGCGGTCCGCCGCTTCCTCGACCTCGTGGACCGTCCGGACCGGCCGCCCGCCGGCGACACCGGAGCCCCGCCGGAACCGGACCGCCAGCAGGACCGCCAGCAGGACCGCCAGCAGGACCGCCAGCAGGACCGGCAGCAGAGCCAGGCCGAGGACCGGGCACATGACCGCGACGGCGACCGCGACGGAGGAGGTACGCCGACATGA
- a CDS encoding DUF4236 domain-containing protein, which yields MPVTFRKSFWIFPGVRLNVGRNSRSFTFGFKNHGPHYTRSSTGRRTTSWDLPGPFGFRHSKSRKRRA from the coding sequence ATGCCCGTCACATTTCGTAAGTCCTTCTGGATCTTCCCGGGGGTGCGCCTCAACGTGGGGCGGAACTCCCGTTCCTTCACCTTCGGGTTCAAGAACCACGGTCCGCACTACACCCGGTCCTCGACCGGCAGGCGGACCACCTCGTGGGACCTGCCCGGGCCGTTCGGTTTCCGGCACTCGAAGAGCCGTAAGCGCAGGGCCTGA
- a CDS encoding ABC transporter permease, translated as MQTTRPTGTRPADPATDRIHATAKPRRMTLRQRLRRDRVLLIATVPGIALLLIFQYLPLLGNVIAFKDYQPYLGTNGSPWSGLRNFDVIFNGDPAFVNALENTVEITLLQVLVAFPIPVGLALMLESMVSERVKRTVQSILYLPHFLSWVIVVAIFQQMLGDAGLLNTFLRSHDIGTVHVVGNAAVFKEMITAQVLWKDAGWSMILFVAALSRIDPGLYEAAAVDGASRWRRIWHVSLPGLRSIIVLLLILRLGESLTVGFEQIVLQQGGVGIGASEVLDTYVFNNGIQQGDWGASAAVGLVKGVVGLLLVLGANKVAHRLGEQGIYQR; from the coding sequence GTGCAGACCACCCGACCGACAGGCACCAGACCGGCGGACCCCGCGACCGACCGCATCCACGCAACCGCGAAGCCCCGCCGGATGACCCTGCGCCAGCGGCTCAGGCGCGACCGGGTGCTCCTGATCGCCACCGTGCCCGGCATCGCCCTGCTGCTGATCTTCCAGTACCTGCCGCTGCTCGGGAACGTCATCGCCTTCAAGGACTACCAGCCCTATCTCGGCACCAACGGCAGCCCCTGGTCCGGCCTGCGCAACTTCGACGTGATCTTCAACGGCGACCCCGCGTTCGTCAACGCCCTGGAGAACACGGTCGAGATCACCCTGCTCCAGGTGCTGGTGGCCTTCCCGATCCCCGTCGGGCTCGCGCTGATGCTGGAGAGCATGGTCTCGGAGCGGGTCAAGCGCACCGTGCAGAGCATCCTCTACCTGCCGCACTTCCTGTCCTGGGTCATCGTCGTCGCGATCTTCCAGCAGATGCTGGGCGACGCCGGTCTGCTCAACACCTTCCTGCGCAGCCATGACATCGGCACCGTCCATGTCGTCGGAAACGCCGCGGTGTTCAAGGAGATGATCACCGCGCAGGTGCTGTGGAAGGACGCCGGCTGGTCCATGATCCTCTTCGTCGCGGCCCTGTCCCGTATCGACCCGGGCCTCTACGAGGCGGCGGCGGTGGACGGTGCGAGCCGGTGGCGGCGGATATGGCACGTCTCGCTGCCGGGGCTGCGCAGCATCATCGTCCTGCTGCTGATCCTGCGGCTCGGCGAGTCCCTGACCGTCGGCTTCGAGCAGATCGTGCTCCAGCAGGGCGGAGTGGGCATCGGCGCCAGCGAGGTGCTGGACACCTACGTCTTCAACAACGGCATCCAGCAGGGCGACTGGGGCGCCTCGGCGGCGGTCGGGCTCGTCAAGGGCGTCGTGGGCCTGCTGCTGGTGCTGGGCGCCAACAAGGTCGCCCACCGGCTCGGTGAACAGGGGATCTACCAGCGATGA